TATTGCAGGTGTCTGGCATTACTTAACTCTCATAATGAAGGCAAACCCAGCAAAGACCAGTGcagttttatatatgtatttatttttattttaactcatAAACTGACTAACCACAAGAGGGAAAATAGACATcatctttcctttcctttccacCTTCACTGACCTGACCTGAAAGAACTAGTCTAGTTATTTTATCATCAGTGCCGATGCATTGAGATTGTGGGCTTCCTTCGATTCTAATATCATATACACATCGTCATGCAGAACGTGATACTGTACTGTATACTTACACAAGATCTAGTCTTCAAATACACACGCTTGAGCTATAGAGGTGAAAATGGTTTGTTTTGCAGTTTCTCGTGCCTTTCGTTTTCTGAttagtttgatttgaatgattttgcATCTCTTTTAGGACCAAGTGTGTGGTTTTGCAATGCTTTAATGTCACGTGACGggatgaaatgcattttaaatgattgtttgaaATCGAGAAAGAGCTTGTTGCACTTTATCTGTCGATTGTGTCGAGCAACAGAAAACAACATTCTAGGTGTTTCTATTCCAAATGTGCTTATAAAAACCCATTTTTATGGCTTGTGCTTCACAACTGTTCATATTCCATGAAGTTAATGCATGTTGGATATTTAAAGATGGAAATGCAACCTTTCTGTTGGTGCCTTGAGCCTGAAAGACAAAGCGGTGAGCGACCAAAGACCGTCACGCTATCTAATCCATATGAATGCTTTATTATATAGGATGCTGGTTCTGTTTTGTCACAGCAGAGAATCATGGGACGCAATACGGATGTAGGTTCTTTCATGCACATGGTGCAAACCTGTGAAAACTGGTTGTTGGGCAACCATTGGTGTTTTATATTTGAAGAACAAACCTATTTTAACATGCTTGAATTTTATAGAGGTATATTCTAACGAATAGCTTTTGACACGATGCCTGTTTGTTATACCGATGGATATTTTCTAacatctgtatttttgatctgcTTGTTTATATTGGTAGTTACTGTACCGGATGTTTTATTTGTTGCCGTGGTGATTATTATAGAATGATATAAATGGaaaagtaagatttttgtaaAACAAGTAACCGTGTACACCGAACCACACTCAGATGTTTCAgcataaacaatatttttctatCAAACCATTAACCACTAATGTTTTTCTCCCTGTTATCATATTACGCACAGTAGCTTTTCAATAGAATGTATTTCATTGTTCTGTTACCATCATGAAGaacaagtatattttttttccaggtgtaaataaatgtcaataaCGGAGCTGTGTTGGGCATaaatctgtttctgtttcattctagtatctatttaattttaatattctaGTGTAGAAAGcactcaaaattattttatttttggaataaatgttTGGTTGTACACTGAAATATTGTTATCACAGTAAAACAATCATAAGtgatttctattatattttaaatgggagaaaaatacattgtatgggtcaaaattattgatttttcatttatgccaaaaatcataaggatattaagtaaagatcatgttccatgaagatatttagtaaatttcctactgtaaatatatcaaaacttaatttcttattagtaatatgcattgctaaggatttcattcggacaactttaaaggctcAACTTTAAACTCTAATCAAAGAAATATAACTTCTGTTGTCATCTTTTTAAAAACGTCAATAATTGCGAGTAACACTTGCATAAATGTATGGTTTTAGATTAGAAAAACTGTATAATGATAATTTTTACCACAGTGAAACTTACTGTAAAATGGTCATTTTCcatgaaaaattaattacatttgagttatttaatgcataacagtgtttataaacataaaacatgaaataaattataattttgtaaataaacaaaaaaattatttcaaagacATATTGTAATCAGACACGTACACTAGAACCAAAAACCGACCGAacattgttatatataaatatatattaaaaatgtatataaaatttaacCGGAAGTACTGAGATAGAATTATACATGAAGATGTAGAAGAATATTATtccataaatatttcaaaataaagttGGAGATAATATATACATTCAGTTCTGATTTAGTGTCCTTTCTTCAAGTAGTCTGAATGCTGCAGTGTTTTATCGTCTGGACAGTTGATCTGAGAGCCAGTCCAGTCCTTCATATAAACCTGACCCTTGAACCGCACATGTGGCCTGAACAaaccactgagagagagagagagagagagagagagagagagacaggtttATTTCACTGAAACACACTGACGTCACGCATCACGTGtcaaacagagtgtgtgtgtcacctgtCGTCCTCTCAGTGTGTGTAAACCCAGTCTGTCTGTCAGCTCGTGGACCGGCATGGCTTTGGGTAAATCCTGCTTGTTAGCAAGAACTAACAGAACCGCGTCTCTCATCTCGTCCTCCGCCAGCATCGCCTTTAGTTCCTCTGCTGCTGTTTCAATCCGGTCATGATCACTGCTGTCCACCACAAAGATCAGGCCctgaatcacacaaacacacacttacactcaatACAGTTCATACAAATAGCTGATTagaattgaaatgttaaaataatagaTACTGAACACATACGTTTGTAACAAATCATACCTTAGTGTTCTGATAGTAATGTCTCCAGAGGCGTCTGATAACGTCCTGACCACCGACGTCCCACACGGTGAAGGAGATGTTTCTATATTCAACCGTCTCCACGTTAAAACCTAGAGAGAATCAGTCAGTCATTATCAGACACTATTCAAGCAGCCCATATGTTGAAGTACTTCAGTTTGGctacagttgacggtagccattgacctccatagtattgaaaaagtcaatggctaccagcagtagtttggttaccaacattcttcaaaatatctccttttatgttcagtagaataaaaaaatgcatacaggtttggaacacttTGAATGTgagtgaatgacagaattttccttttttgggagaactatccctttaaatattacaaacacaTCTGAATTTCTTACCTAGAGTTGGAATGGTTGTGACAACTTCACCGAGTTTGAGTTTGTAGAGCACTGTTGTTTTCCCTGCTGCATCCAGACCAACTGGAGAAgaagtatttacatttattccacaATGAATATGTAGCAGATTCATAATGGTAATATTTTATAGTTGTTTATGCCTAACATGCATCTATTTGCACtacagctattttattttatttgcattagaGCTATGCACTAGAACTATTTTCTCAAAACACTGATTAAGAATCAAATAATAACAGTACAGTAAAACGTGTAGTCACTCACCCATAAGCAACCTCATCTCTTTTTTCTCGAAGAGACGCGAGAAAAGGTTAGAGAAGAAGACGCCCATAGGTAAAAGTCTGCTGTGTTTAGTGGAAATAAAGGATCCGGAGGATGAGGCTcgggctgagtgtgtgtgtgtgtgatgaagctGTGATTGTGTGCGGGGTTATATAGGCGTGTTTACTTTcggtttgattgacagctcaacAGCACACGCGCTCCGTTTCTCTCGCTGCAAATCCAACGCGTTCGAAATGACGTCAGCTGCTGTACCACGTGTCTAAATCAaagtcaaataaacaaaaagttattaGTTTTGATGTCAAAAAGGCTGTACGAGTTAAGCGCTTTAGGTGACACATGAgacagtattaaaaatattattcatgtgTATTTTATGAGTGACATTTCCACAATAGAATATCCCAAatcctaaaacaaataaataattaagctataattttaaataattaacagcATTTGTTTGTTGTAAACCCCCTTCAGCATAGGCTATAATGTGAAATTAAACTTCAGAAAGCCTAAAAAACACACTGAGCATGATCCTCGATTTATTCAGCCAATAGATTTTAAGCGTTAGACAACTaataaacttcatttaaaacGTAAACTGTAAAAAGGTGGTTTGGACACGTGATACAGTAGGTGACGTCATTTCGAACGCGTTGGATTTGCCGCGAGAGAAAAACTGAGAGTGGCGGTgttgagctgtcaatcaaaccgAAAGTAAAATTTAGGCCTATATAAACACGCCCACTGAACACACATCATTATTAATCTGAGCCTTTAACAGCAGTCATTAATTGTCACTAAATAAAGCTAAGGTTTGTTTATCAGAACATGGGCATCTTTTTCTCCAACCTATTCTCTCGTCTcgtgaagaagaaagaaattaggTTGCTTATGGGtgagaaaatgtatatatatatatatatataatatatatatatatatatatatatatatatttaattaaatattactatgCATATTAATTAGGCCTAACTGATATGTGAAATTTAATAGGCCTACAACTGAACAATATTTCAGTTATCTTGTATATTCATTGTGGAataaatggaaattattattttccaaGTTGGTCTGGATGCAGCAGGGAAAACAACAGTGCTCTACAAACTCAAACTCGGTGAAGTTGTCACAACTATTCCAACTATTGGTAAGAAACTCAAAGCAATTTGCAATTTATCAAAATCATGATAAATTTATCATGCCATGTCGAAATGCTCATAATTCTGCCATCTGTAGGTTTTAATGTGGAGACAGTTGAATATAAAAACATCTCCTTCACGGTTTGGGATGTTGGTAGTCAGAGTTTGATTCGAGGCCTCTGGAGACATTACTATCACAACACCCAGGTAACAGAGTTTTAAATAAGCGCCTGAGTCTGGTTTTATTATAGGCATAATAAATATGGTCTTAAAGAGGCATTTTGTGTGATTCAGGGCCTGATCTTTGTGGTGGACAGCAGTGATCATGACCGGATTGAAACAGCAGCAGAGGAACTGAAGGCGATGCTGGCGGAGGACGAGATGAGAGACGCGGTTCTGTTAGTTCTTGCTAACAAGCAGGATTTACCCAAAGCCATGCCGGTCCACGAGCTGACAGACAGACTGGGTTTACACGCACTGAGAGGACGacaggtgacacacacactctgtttgaCACGTGATGCGTGACGTCAGTGTGTTTCAGTGAaataaacctctctctctctctctctctctctctctctctctcagtggttTGTTCAGGCCACATGTGCGGTTCAAGGGTCAGGTTTATATGAAGGACTGGACTGGCTCTCAGATCAACTGTCCAGACGATAAAACACTGCAGCGTTCAGACTACTTGAAGAATGGACACTAAATCAGAACTGAATGTATATATTATCTCCaactttattttgaaatatttatggaATAATATTCTTCTACATCTTCATGTATAATTCTATCTCAGTACTTCcggttaaattttatttatatttttttatataaactttttaatagaccctaataataatagtaataatataatattgttactctttatatatatttatataaactttttaatagACCGTACATGTCTGATTACAATATgtctttgaaataaaatttttatttatttacaaaattataatttatttcatgttttatgtttattttaaacattgttatgcattaaataattcattcatgGAAAATGACcattttacagtatgtttcaCTGTGGTAAAAATGATCATTATACAGTTTTTCTAATCTAAAACCAAACATTTATGCAAGTGTTACTCGAAATTTTTGACGTTTTTAAAAAGATGACAATAAAAGTTATAAGTTgagcctttaaagttgtccaaatgaaatcTTTAGCAATCCATATTACTaataagaaattaagttttgatatatttacggtaggaaatttactaaatatcttcatggaacatgatctttacttaatatcccaatgatttttgACGTCATTTCGAACGCGTTGGATTTGCCGCGAGGGAAACTGAGAGTGGCGGTgttgagctgtcaatcaaaccgaaagtaaacacacaacaaaaaaacctatccacctttttcttgtcgtAGAAATGGGCGCGGCCAtttgtacattatatatttttagctgaacaaaacagttcgttttgctgcttgatattgaaagttggtgtgtcgcatcatattattttaatgtattatcttaattatgaacacagtggtttgtagtgcaaacagttttatcgTTTAGGCTGCTGCACGtcgttattctcctcgttatttacctgtAGAGGCTATTGAATCGGAAGTCTCACCTATAGGATTACTTCCGCGTTGAAGAATAAGGtaaaacacactgaacacacaccatCACCAGTCTGAGCCTTTAACTCAAGGTGTTTATCTTCAGCAACAGCGGCTCTGTCTTATTACAAACATGGGGAGCTATTACTCTCTGATTTTCTCTCGTCTCTTTCCGAAAAAGCAGATTACGTTGCTTATGGGTaagtcatttttttccctctaaacTTTGGAATTAAACGTCTTATAGTTTGGCTACTGTTTATgcaacattattgttattatgtgcTTAAATTGTTACATAATTTTTATGCCCATAAATCAAAATTAGCATATGAATAATCTGATATAGcctgtatattaatattttcattgtggaataaatggaaattattattttccaGTTGGTCTGGATGCAGCAGGGAAAACAACAGTGCTCTACAAACTCAAACTTGGCGAAGTTGTTACAACTATTCCAACTATTGGTaagacatttttagttttagtcatgtttAACTGCTAATGGATTTATTGTCTGCTTTAttgaatattataattttctctttagattttaatgttgaaaaagttGATTATAAAAACATCTCCTTCACTGTGTGGGATGCTGGGGGTCAGTCCAAAATCAGAGATCTCTGGAAACATTATTATCAGGACACTGAGGTAAGAATTGAATATAAACACGACTGTATGATTTTGCAGTTATGTTATATTTGAAAATGCCATTTTGATGGAGTGAacagaatgtgtgtttgtgtgattcagGGCCTGATCTTTGTGGTGGACAGCAGTGATCATGACCGGATTGAAACAGCAGCAGAGGAACTGAAGGCGATGCTGGCGGAGGACGAGATGAGAGACGCAGTTCTGTTAGTTCTTGCTAACAAGCAGGATTTACCCAAAGCCATGCCGGTGCACGAGCTGACAGACAGACTGGGTTTACACGCACTGAGAGGACGacaggtgacacacacactctgtttgaCACGTGATGCGTGACGTCAGTGTGTTTCAGTGAAATaaacctgtctctctctctctctctctctctctctctctctctctcagtggttTGTTCAGGCCACATGTGCGGTTCAAGGGTCAGGTTTATATGAAGGACTGGACTGGCTCTCAGATCAACTGTCCAGACAACCATAATGCTGGAACTTTACTTTTGGGGTTTTTGTGGCCCGATACTTTAAAACTAATACATACTGTGATTGAATGTAACAGCCTCCAGCTGTTTATTAtctcaaaagcatttttatttattaatattaaatgaaaacggTGCATTTTATATTGTGAGGTTACTTCTGAAAacatgtttagttattttttttttttaattattgttccatgaactctgaaagaaaaaacactttgaaagacttattttaatatgtgttttgttgtatttgtgcTTTGAAAGAATAAGCTCATGTCTGCCTGgaagatatatacatatatgtgtgatatgtgtttgtgtgtgtgtgtgtttgtgtgtgtgtgtatcttacCTATTCAAATATCTCCAATAAatggtgtatttatttttaaacattagtaTGCTTATGtctcatttaaacataatataatataatataatatatatatatatatatatatatatatatatatatatatatatatatatatatatatatatatatatatgtatatgtgtgtgtgtgtgtgtgtgtgtgtgtgtgtgtgtgtgtgtatgtataacaGAATAGAAAAATGCATGTGAAATAGAGTATGTTTGCACAGTTATAATAGACAAATTGATGTAAGATGTATAtttaatgcatgcataaataaataaaagatttgctGAATCAGATTGTGAACATGGTCataatgttgtgttttgtataatttatgaataaaaatggatccaataaatgatgaatttatacaaaaaatgtaGTAGCTTACGTTTATGTTTCACTTTCAATAACTTATCATATTTgcagaatgaattacatttttggaaaatactaactattaatttgtaatttagcTAAAGTTTCTAGCTGATGCAATCTTCAAAAGtaaaacatgttaataaaaactgtaagtAACCATATAGGCCTATGacaacaattatattataaaagacaTTACATGtaagtgtactgtaaaatatGGTACAAATGCTTTTTAAAGGTAAAACATAGACTATAATTTATGGAAAATGTTACGGTAAAATATTGTAAGACAATTGTCGCTATGAGTATATGTACACTGGATAGTTTTAGGCTTGTTTGGTTAatgtttagtattattttatagtcatatgtGTTACACTGATTGGTCTTGTTTGCTGTGAAACTGGTTCatgtgttattgttgtttatgGTTGCGTGAAGAGCCCATTATAATGAACTTTAAGTCATCTCATGGTCGTCCACTGCATCTGATGTGTTATTTTAGGCACATATTTCAGTAAAAAGTATAACTCCTCAAATAGGTtggaatatttacatatttttatgacACAATCGCCCCACCAAAACGCTTTAACATTATCACAGTGTTTTAGGGTAAAtgtctggcaaccacagctgctagTTTAGgctatttgattatttttttaacaaaacattttcacgGTTTATGTACTCCCTGCTCACATTTCCAAAACACTTGTTCAGTTCAATGGtattcaaattaaatcaaagaCTTCCAACTTCAAACTGTACAAAGAAAagtttgtttagacacgtgataCAGTAGGTGACGTCATTTCGAATGCGTTGGATTTGCCGCGAGAGAAAAACTGAGAGTGGCGGTgttgagctgtcaatcaaaccgAAAGTAAACAAACAGAACCAAACCAAaccctatccacctttttcttgttgTAGAAAGGGGCGCGGCCATTTGTACATTCTATATTTTTAGCTGCacaaaacagttcgttttgctgcttgatattgaaagttggtTTGTctcatcatattattttaatgtattatgttaattatgaacacaatggtttgtagtgcaaacagttttatagTTTAGGCTGCTGCACGtcgttattctcctcgttatttacctgtAGAGGCTATTGAATCGGAAGTCTCACctataggcttacttccgcgttgaaaAAAATAAggtgtatataaacacacactgaacacacaccatCACCAGTCGGAGCCTTTAACTCAAGGTGTTTATCTTCAGCAACAGCGGCTCTGTCTTATTACAAACATGGGCAACTATTTCACTATGATTTTCTCTCGACCCTTTCCGAAAAATCAGATTAAGTTGCTTATGGGTAAgtcattttttcccccctctaaACTCTGAATCGAACGTCTTATAGTTTGGCTACTGTTTATGCAACTTTATTGTTATGtgcttaaataatttaatgaccATAAAGCAAAATTAGCATATGAATAATCTGATATAGCCTGTATATGAATATTTTCATtgtggaataaatgtaaatacttcTTCTCAGTTGGTCTGGATGCAGCAGGGAAAACAACAGTGCTCTACAAACTCAAACTCGGTGAAGTTGTCACAACTATTCCAACTATTGGTAAGACATTTTTAGTTGCTGTTAGATGTTTGTCATGTTTAAATGCCTTATATGGATTTAttgaatataatacattttctctttagGTTTTAATGTTGAAACGGTTGAATATAAAAACATCTCCTTCGCTGTTTGGGATGTTGGCGGTCAGTCCAAAATCAGAGGTCtttggaaatattattatcaGTACACTGAGGTAAGAGTTTAATACAAACACGAATGTATGCAGTATGATTTTGcagttatattatatttgaaaatgccATTTTGATGGAGTGAacagaatgtgtgtttgtgtgattcagGGCCTGATCTTTGTGGTGGACAGCAGTGATCATGACCGGATTGAAACAGCAGCAGAGGAACTAAAGGCGATGCTGGCGGAGGACGAGATGAGAGACGCGGTTCTGTTAGTTCTTGCTAACAAGCAGGATTTACCCAAAGCCATGCCGGTCCACGAGCTGACAGACAGACTGGGTTTACACACACTGAGAGGACgacaggtgaacacacacactctgtttgaCACGTGAGGCGTGACGTCAGTGTGTTTCAGTGAAATaaacctgtctctctctctctctctctcagtggttTGTTCAGGCCACATGTGCGGTTCAAGGGTCAGGTTTATATGAAGGACTGGACTGGCTCTCAGATCAACTGTCCAGACGATAAAACACTGCAGCGTTCAAACTACGTGAAGAAAGGACACTAAATCAGAACTGAATGTAGTCTATAGTCTAGGCCTATTTTTGTCTCAGATGTACGTTTGCCTTCATTATGTGCCTTTTTAAATTCACCAGATTGTCTGTGAATTTATAAATTATGCACTACTACTGTACTgtgtactattattttatttatctattactGTATTTAATGTCCTGTtaatttaatgctataaaagacATGCTGTTATATGTCAcgttttatttataacaaactgAACAAACTGATGTCTGCCTGAAATATATGTATCGGTGCCTTTCAAATATCTCCAATAAAtgatgcatgtttatttacattagtgTGCTTATgtgtcatttaataaataaatattacagaatAGAACAATGCATGAGAAATAGTGTTTTGCACAATTATGGTACATGACagatagataaaatgatagataaaatgatagataaaatgatagatagatagaacgatagatagatagatagatagaaagaacgatagatagaacgatagatagatagatagatagatagatagatagatagatgtagcagattaataaataacagaattgCTGAATCAGAATGTAAAgtcatttatttgcattcatttaaaaaacatattcttATTGTAGTAAtatgtttatgtttcattttcaataactaatcatatttaaaaaatggattacatttttgagaaatttgctaaatatatatattttttaatttatataggctagttgtttatctaaagtgactttaCAGTTACAACCAAGGCAACCTAAtgcctgaaataaataaattcattttaaaataacattgatgAAACAGAACTTAAACATAGTAGcctaattaataatattattattttttaaatgaatcataggtgttttaagttaaataatgttcaaaaaagaagaaaagtaaagaaaaacaaaacacagtagcctacaacaacaaaaaaatcaagttcAACATATATGCAATATTTCGTTCATATATGCTTACGTTTCAGtctgtataaatattttcatcTCAAAAGCTCACACTTATAAGTGAATAATGAAGAAGGTGATGTTTTTGAAGTTGTCGGCTCTTCGTCATGTTTCGTGATGTGGCACCGCTGACGTCATTTCGTCCGCGTTGGAGCAGAAGTGTGACGTGGTCCAGAAGCAGTCGCGCTCAAACTGTCGGACAGAACTCACTTCCAGCAGGACAGAGAGAAGAAAGagggaaagaaaagagaagaaagagtgATTGCGACCCTGCTGATGTGAGCTGGAGCTCGAGCTGGTCGATATTTAACGGAGGTTGATCTCAAGAACCGAGGGCTGCTGTGCTAAAGCGCTAACTCTCAGTTTAACTCCTCgaagaataataataagcttGACTTTTAcacttgttcttgttttttttttgagccgcTTTTAACATGGGTTTGACCATTTCAAGCGTCTTTTCTCGCTTGTTTGGGAAAAAGCAGATGAGAATTCTCATGGGTGAGTTggaagttgtttgtttttgtgagttaAATGgctattttgttgtcattttacataaaattatgtttttaaagctctttttatgCAAGTCATGTATGAATGCTGTTATGATCTATAAATGTTAACATGAGTTGGTAAGTCAGTAAAGCAGTCGCTTGTCATTGTAgagagttttttgttgttataaacTCCAGTTTTCCAGTGTGTCTGATGTTCTTCTTCAGTTGGTCTGGATGCAGCTGGGAAAACCACAATCCTCTACAAACTCAAACTGGGAGAAATAGTCACAACTATTCCAACTATAGGTAAGGAATATAAGATAACTATGGAAAATTGtgattaaagtgattaaaaaaaaaaaaaattatgacactttgtctttttcttgcaattgtgagatatatatttgtaatttttttttaatttgtggcaCAAACATACCAATTTGCGAGTTGCAAACACAAATTTCTGggtggaaaaaaagtcagaattgataAAAATTTCCGAATGgtcatgtattaatatattttgcaattctgagaattaatataaaataatatttttatatttttttcctcagaattgcgagaaaaatgtttgcattgtGCAACAAGAAGtctcaattatatttttaattgatggaaacaaaaacagaattgtgagatataaacagacttctgaggaaaaaagttagaattgcaaaatataaactttataaatataaaagccAGAATTCTggaaacataaattattatatctcctaaaaaaaaaaaaaaaaaaaaaaacaatatatatatatatatatatatatatatatatatatatataatatatatatatagagatatatatatataatttttttttttttta
This DNA window, taken from Cyprinus carpio isolate SPL01 chromosome B11, ASM1834038v1, whole genome shotgun sequence, encodes the following:
- the LOC109058283 gene encoding ADP-ribosylation factor 5-like isoform X1; its protein translation is MGSYYSLIFSRLFPKKQITLLMVGLDAAGKTTVLYKLKLGEVVTTIPTIDFNVEKVDYKNISFTVWDAGGQSKIRDLWKHYYQDTEGLIFVVDSSDHDRIETAAEELKAMLAEDEMRDAVLLVLANKQDLPKAMPVHELTDRLGLHALRGRQWFVQATCAVQGSGLYEGLDWLSDQLSRQP
- the arf4b gene encoding ADP-ribosylation factor 4b, whose protein sequence is MGVFFSNLFSRLFEKKEMRLLMVGLDAAGKTTVLYKLKLGEVVTTIPTLGFNVETVEYRNISFTVWDVGGQDVIRRLWRHYYQNTKGLIFVVDSSDHDRIETAAEELKAMLAEDEMRDAVLLVLANKQDLPKAMPVHELTDRLGLHTLRGRQWFVQATCAVQGSGLYEGLDWLSDQLSRR
- the LOC109058289 gene encoding ADP-ribosylation factor 4-like, whose product is MGIFFSNLFSRLVKKKEIRLLMVGLDAAGKTTVLYKLKLGEVVTTIPTIGFNVETVEYKNISFTVWDVGSQSLIRGLWRHYYHNTQGLIFVVDSSDHDRIETAAEELKAMLAEDEMRDAVLLVLANKQDLPKAMPVHELTDRLGLHALRGRQWFVQATCAVQGSGLYEGLDWLSDQLSRR
- the LOC109058283 gene encoding ADP-ribosylation factor 1-like isoform X2; amino-acid sequence: MVGLDAAGKTTVLYKLKLGEVVTTIPTIDFNVEKVDYKNISFTVWDAGGQSKIRDLWKHYYQDTEGLIFVVDSSDHDRIETAAEELKAMLAEDEMRDAVLLVLANKQDLPKAMPVHELTDRLGLHALRGRQWFVQATCAVQGSGLYEGLDWLSDQLSRQP
- the LOC122138947 gene encoding ADP-ribosylation factor 4-like, with the translated sequence MGNYFTMIFSRPFPKNQIKLLMVGLDAAGKTTVLYKLKLGEVVTTIPTIGFNVETVEYKNISFAVWDVGGQSKIRGLWKYYYQYTEGLIFVVDSSDHDRIETAAEELKAMLAEDEMRDAVLLVLANKQDLPKAMPVHELTDRLGLHTLRGRQWFVQATCAVQGSGLYEGLDWLSDQLSRR